One stretch of Francisella sp. LA112445 DNA includes these proteins:
- a CDS encoding PLP-dependent aspartate aminotransferase family protein, giving the protein MTIINSKIDTLAVHAGNPGDSVTGAVTTPIYTSSVYRQQSPGGEKAFEYGRVSNPTRSSYEQAVAELEGAKKGYAFSSGVAAINAVLDILGVDSHIIATDALYGGTYRLFEEVKKYSSGLQATYANLSDLDNLEESLRENTKMVWVETPSNPLLRVVDLKGLSQFCSKHGLILVVDNTFATPYNLKPISFGADIVIHSASKYISGHSDVISGVVVVKDNDELIKRLDLIHLAGGAVSSPFDSFLATRGLRTLALRVRQHNHNALTLAKWLEKHELVKKVYYPGLESSPDYQLAKEQMKGFGGVLSLELKGSDNLAKAFLAELELFAITVSAGGVESLSSIPALMSHSSIPKEVRLEQGLSDGLIRLSIGIEDVEDLKSDIEQALIKATAREDNINEDIEYNQAV; this is encoded by the coding sequence ATGACCATTATAAATTCTAAAATCGATACTCTAGCTGTTCATGCAGGTAATCCAGGTGATTCAGTAACAGGTGCTGTAACAACACCTATATATACTTCTTCTGTATATCGTCAACAAAGTCCAGGTGGTGAGAAAGCTTTTGAATATGGTAGAGTAAGCAATCCTACTAGATCTAGTTATGAACAAGCTGTTGCAGAGTTAGAAGGTGCAAAAAAAGGTTATGCTTTTTCATCAGGAGTTGCTGCAATTAACGCAGTATTAGATATTTTAGGTGTTGATAGTCATATAATAGCAACTGACGCATTATATGGTGGAACGTATAGACTATTTGAAGAGGTTAAGAAATACTCATCAGGTCTTCAAGCAACATATGCCAATCTAAGCGACTTAGATAATTTAGAAGAAAGCCTTAGAGAAAATACTAAAATGGTATGGGTTGAAACACCATCAAACCCTTTACTAAGGGTTGTTGATCTAAAAGGACTAAGCCAGTTTTGCAGTAAGCATGGCTTAATCCTAGTTGTCGATAATACTTTTGCTACTCCTTATAATTTAAAACCTATTTCTTTTGGAGCTGATATTGTTATTCATTCAGCTTCAAAGTATATAAGTGGACACTCTGATGTAATTAGTGGAGTTGTTGTTGTAAAAGATAATGATGAGTTAATTAAAAGGTTAGATCTTATTCATTTGGCTGGAGGAGCTGTATCTAGTCCATTTGATAGTTTCTTAGCTACACGAGGACTAAGAACATTAGCATTAAGAGTAAGACAACATAATCATAATGCTCTAACACTAGCAAAATGGCTAGAGAAACATGAGTTGGTTAAAAAAGTATATTATCCAGGTTTAGAAAGTAGTCCAGATTATCAGCTTGCAAAAGAGCAAATGAAAGGTTTTGGAGGTGTTTTAAGCCTTGAGCTAAAAGGTAGTGATAACTTAGCTAAAGCATTCTTAGCGGAGCTAGAGCTATTTGCTATAACAGTAAGTGCGGGAGGGGTTGAAAGCTTATCATCAATTCCTGCTTTAATGTCTCATTCATCAATTCCTAAAGAAGTTAGACTTGAGCAAGGCTTAAGTGATGGTCTAATTAGACTTTCAATAGGTATTGAAGATGTTGAAGATCTTAAAAGTGATATTGAACAAGCACTTATAAAAGCAACTGCAAGGGAGGATAATATAAATGAAGACATTGAATATAACCAAGCAGTCTAA
- a CDS encoding peptide MFS transporter, with protein MKTLNITKQSKYPQGMVYLFLAGLWERFSYYGITALLILYLFKFFDISDAKTYLIYGAYASMVYGTPIVGGIIADKYIGQYRSIIIGALLIALGHFVMIIPNAQHIYFFLGLSFVIIGTGLFKPSIGAITGALFTNTQYKRNEGFTLLYIGMNIGAITAPIVCSYIAVTISWNLAFGIAGLGMLAGLLIFIKGSKHYKDIKQSTKSIAGKYLFAAAIAIGLVILISFIFILLAYPIWASRVLYLIGAITLLIILYFVRISEANDRSRIYITVTLTIFYMIFMILLQQSGGMMNVFTERNVNRVIFGFNIPASAYQSVEPFFIILFGPVYTYLSRKYGTNPYTYPTKFAKGLFIMGLSFFILVVAIPLTAKNGIISSWWINLSYLFEALGELFIGPIGLAMVSIVSPKRMVGFFMGVWVLSSAFANFLAASFGILISGHGKSAALPPIETIDTYSRAFGYFALLGCGAAVILFILSPYLNRRLRQLIA; from the coding sequence ATGAAGACATTGAATATAACCAAGCAGTCTAAATATCCCCAGGGGATGGTTTATCTTTTCCTAGCAGGACTATGGGAGAGATTCAGTTATTATGGAATCACAGCGTTACTAATTCTATATTTATTTAAATTTTTTGATATATCTGATGCTAAGACTTATCTTATTTATGGAGCATATGCTTCGATGGTGTACGGAACTCCGATTGTTGGAGGTATTATCGCAGATAAGTATATCGGTCAATATCGTTCGATAATTATAGGAGCTTTACTAATAGCTCTAGGGCATTTTGTAATGATTATTCCAAATGCTCAGCATATATATTTCTTTTTGGGACTAAGTTTTGTGATTATCGGTACTGGTTTGTTTAAGCCTAGCATAGGTGCTATAACAGGAGCGCTCTTCACAAATACTCAATATAAAAGAAATGAAGGTTTTACTCTGCTATATATAGGTATGAATATTGGTGCTATAACAGCGCCGATAGTTTGTTCATATATAGCTGTTACAATTAGCTGGAATTTAGCATTTGGTATCGCTGGATTAGGAATGTTAGCTGGGTTATTGATATTTATAAAAGGTTCAAAGCACTATAAAGATATTAAACAAAGCACAAAATCTATAGCAGGAAAATATCTATTTGCAGCAGCAATAGCTATAGGTTTAGTTATTTTAATAAGTTTTATTTTTATTTTACTTGCTTATCCTATTTGGGCGAGTAGAGTTTTATATCTAATAGGAGCAATTACATTATTAATAATTCTATATTTTGTGAGAATCTCAGAAGCTAACGATAGAAGTAGGATTTATATTACAGTTACACTAACTATTTTTTATATGATATTTATGATTTTACTCCAGCAAAGTGGTGGGATGATGAATGTTTTTACAGAGAGAAATGTTAATAGAGTAATCTTTGGGTTTAATATTCCTGCTAGTGCATATCAGTCTGTAGAGCCTTTCTTTATAATACTTTTTGGTCCTGTATATACTTATCTAAGTCGTAAATATGGAACAAATCCGTATACATATCCGACTAAGTTTGCCAAAGGATTGTTTATTATGGGGCTGTCATTTTTTATTTTGGTTGTAGCAATTCCTTTAACAGCTAAAAACGGTATTATTTCTTCATGGTGGATAAATCTAAGTTATCTTTTTGAGGCTTTAGGTGAGCTATTTATAGGTCCAATAGGTTTGGCAATGGTGAGTATAGTATCTCCTAAAAGAATGGTAGGCTTTTTTATGGGTGTATGGGTTTTAAGCTCAGCTTTCGCGAACTTCTTAGCAGCAAGTTTTGGAATATTAATTAGTGGACATGGTAAATCTGCAGCACTTCCTCCTATCGAGACAATAGATACCTATTCGAGAGCATTTGGTTATTTTGCTTTGCTTGGGTGCGGTGCTGCAGTTATATTATTTATCTTATCACCGTATCTAAATAGAAGACTTAGACAGCTAATAGCATAG
- a CDS encoding bifunctional GNAT family N-acetyltransferase/carbon-nitrogen hydrolase family protein: protein MQNIENIKLDFLSLDDYHELKEAMIEVYNNVRNPYWENHEINTLIKKFPEGQVVIKVNDQLAGCALSIIVDYKKFGHKHTYRKITGNDTFNTHDDDGDVLYGIDLFVKPEFRGMRLGRRLYDYRKDLCERLNLKSIIFGGRIPGYHEYADKMSPQQYINKLKRQELHDPVLHFQLSNDFQPVRIIKSYLDGDTESNDYAVLLKWTNIYYEEEQKEAAPIKKDVRLGLIQWQMRPYKGLDELMQHAEYFVNAVSNYRSDFALFPEFFNAPLMAENNHLSEPEAIRELAKHTQFITDKFSEFAVTYNINIITGSMPEMKGERLYNVGYLCRRDGTVEKYEKLHVTPDEAMVWGLQGGSKLEVFDTDCGKIGILICYDSEFPELSRILAEDGMDILFVPFLTDTQNGFSRVRNCAQARAIENECYVAIAGSVGNLPNVHNMDIQYAQSMVFTPCDFAFPPTGIKAETTPNTEMILIADVDINLLRELNQFGSVKNLRDRRKDLYMLKRND, encoded by the coding sequence ATGCAAAACATAGAAAATATCAAGCTAGACTTTTTGAGTCTAGATGACTATCACGAGCTTAAAGAAGCTATGATTGAAGTTTATAACAATGTCAGAAACCCATACTGGGAAAACCATGAAATAAACACTCTGATAAAAAAATTCCCCGAAGGTCAAGTTGTTATAAAAGTTAATGATCAACTTGCTGGTTGTGCATTATCAATCATTGTTGACTATAAAAAATTTGGGCATAAACATACTTATAGAAAAATAACAGGTAATGACACTTTCAACACTCATGACGATGATGGTGATGTCTTATATGGTATAGATCTATTTGTTAAGCCGGAGTTTAGAGGGATGCGTCTAGGCCGTAGATTATATGATTATAGAAAAGATTTATGTGAAAGACTAAACCTGAAAAGTATAATCTTTGGAGGACGAATACCTGGATATCATGAATATGCTGATAAAATGTCGCCTCAACAGTATATAAACAAGCTTAAAAGACAAGAGCTACACGATCCTGTTCTACATTTCCAATTAAGTAATGATTTCCAGCCAGTAAGGATAATAAAATCATACTTAGATGGTGATACTGAATCTAATGATTACGCAGTTTTACTAAAATGGACAAATATCTATTATGAAGAAGAGCAAAAAGAAGCTGCACCTATTAAAAAAGATGTTCGTTTAGGGTTAATTCAATGGCAAATGCGACCATATAAAGGTCTTGATGAGCTAATGCAACATGCTGAATACTTTGTAAATGCAGTATCAAACTATAGATCTGATTTTGCATTATTCCCAGAGTTCTTCAATGCTCCTTTAATGGCTGAAAATAACCATTTATCAGAACCTGAAGCAATTAGAGAGCTTGCAAAACATACTCAATTTATCACTGATAAATTTTCTGAATTTGCTGTTACATATAATATAAATATCATAACAGGAAGTATGCCAGAGATGAAAGGTGAACGACTATATAACGTTGGCTACCTATGCCGTAGAGATGGTACAGTAGAAAAATATGAAAAACTTCATGTGACACCTGATGAAGCGATGGTTTGGGGTCTCCAAGGCGGTAGTAAACTAGAAGTATTTGACACTGATTGTGGAAAAATAGGTATCCTAATTTGTTATGACTCTGAGTTTCCAGAGCTAAGTAGAATACTTGCTGAGGATGGTATGGATATCCTTTTTGTTCCCTTTTTAACAGATACGCAAAATGGCTTCTCTAGAGTTAGAAACTGTGCTCAGGCAAGAGCTATTGAGAATGAATGCTATGTTGCCATTGCAGGTAGTGTTGGAAACCTGCCAAATGTACATAACATGGATATCCAATATGCTCAATCTATGGTATTTACACCTTGTGATTTTGCATTCCCTCCAACAGGGATAAAAGCAGAAACAACACCAAATACCGAGATGATTTTAATAGCAGATGTGGATATTAATCTTTTACGTGAACTTAACCAGTTTGGTAGTGTTAAAAACCTAAGAGATAGACGTAAAGATTTATATATGTTAAAACGTAATGATTAA
- the aspS gene encoding aspartate--tRNA ligase: MRTHYSSDINEKLENQKVTVCGWVHRRRDHGGVIFLDIRDRTGLVQLVFNPDNSNFSIADSVRSEYVIQAEGVVSLRPEGQENKNLASGKIEIIGDTIEVINKSKTIPFQLDDFQATGEDIKLKYRYIDLRRPEMQNKLITRSKAIRYVRNFLDDNGFLDIETPFLTKATPEGARDYLVPSRNFNGRFYALPQSPQLFKQLLMVSGFDRYYQIVKCFRDEDLRADRQPEFTQIDIEASFIDEAFIMSTMEKMISGLFKETIGVEFNTPFQVLSFADAMDKYGSDKPDLRIPLEFVNIKEEMKNEEFKVFSGPANDPESRVIAMRVPNGNEKFTRKNLDDYTKFVGIYGARGLAYIKINSLSEGKDGLQSPIVKNISEETLFKVIEKTGAKEGDILFFGAAKAKIVNDSMGALRVKVGEDLELFDKQWAPLWVVDFPMFEKDDNRLYAMHHPFTAPSVESVEELTSTDPEKLMSRAYDMVINGYEVGGGSIRIHKQDIQAKVFNLLGISDEEAREKFGFMLDALSYGTPVHGGIAFGVDRLIMLLTGTTNIRDVIAFPKTQTASCLMTEAPSTVSLEQLNELGIAVKKEESK; encoded by the coding sequence ATGAGAACGCACTATAGTTCAGATATTAATGAAAAGTTAGAGAATCAAAAAGTTACAGTTTGTGGTTGGGTGCATAGACGCCGTGATCATGGTGGAGTTATTTTTTTAGATATTAGAGATAGAACTGGCTTAGTTCAGCTGGTTTTTAATCCAGATAATTCTAACTTTAGTATAGCTGATAGTGTGAGATCTGAATATGTAATCCAAGCAGAAGGTGTAGTGAGTCTAAGACCTGAGGGGCAAGAAAATAAAAACCTAGCAAGTGGTAAAATAGAGATCATTGGTGATACTATTGAAGTTATCAATAAATCTAAGACTATTCCATTTCAGTTAGATGATTTCCAAGCTACTGGTGAAGACATTAAGCTTAAGTATCGTTATATCGACTTACGTCGTCCAGAAATGCAAAATAAACTAATTACACGTTCAAAAGCTATTCGTTATGTGCGTAACTTTTTGGATGATAATGGTTTCTTAGATATAGAAACTCCATTTTTAACTAAAGCTACTCCAGAAGGTGCTAGAGATTATCTTGTACCAAGTCGTAATTTTAATGGTAGATTTTATGCTCTTCCTCAGTCACCACAACTATTTAAACAGCTTCTAATGGTATCTGGATTTGACAGATATTATCAAATTGTTAAATGTTTCCGTGATGAAGATTTAAGAGCAGATAGACAGCCAGAATTTACACAGATAGATATTGAGGCTTCATTTATTGATGAGGCTTTTATTATGTCTACTATGGAAAAAATGATCTCTGGATTATTTAAAGAGACTATAGGTGTTGAGTTTAATACTCCATTCCAAGTATTAAGCTTTGCTGATGCTATGGATAAATATGGTTCAGATAAGCCTGACCTAAGAATTCCTTTGGAGTTTGTAAATATCAAAGAGGAAATGAAAAACGAAGAATTTAAGGTTTTCTCTGGTCCAGCAAATGATCCAGAGTCTCGTGTAATAGCGATGAGAGTTCCAAATGGTAATGAGAAGTTTACTCGTAAGAATCTAGATGATTATACTAAGTTTGTAGGTATTTATGGCGCAAGAGGTCTTGCATATATTAAGATAAATTCGCTATCTGAAGGTAAAGATGGTCTTCAATCTCCAATTGTGAAAAACATTTCTGAAGAAACTTTATTTAAAGTAATCGAGAAAACTGGTGCAAAAGAAGGTGATATTTTATTCTTTGGCGCAGCAAAAGCTAAGATTGTAAATGACTCAATGGGTGCTTTAAGAGTTAAAGTAGGTGAAGATCTAGAACTATTTGATAAGCAGTGGGCTCCTTTATGGGTAGTTGATTTCCCAATGTTTGAAAAAGATGATAACCGTCTATATGCAATGCATCATCCATTTACAGCTCCTAGCGTTGAATCTGTTGAAGAGCTTACAAGCACAGATCCAGAGAAGTTGATGTCTAGAGCATATGATATGGTAATCAACGGTTATGAAGTTGGTGGAGGTTCAATCCGTATTCATAAACAAGATATACAAGCAAAAGTATTTAACTTACTTGGTATCTCTGATGAAGAAGCTCGTGAGAAGTTTGGTTTTATGCTTGATGCTTTATCTTACGGTACTCCTGTCCATGGTGGTATAGCATTTGGTGTTGATAGATTGATTATGCTATTAACAGGTACTACAAATATCCGTGATGTAATAGCATTCCCTAAAACTCAAACAGCAAGCTGCTTAATGACAGAAGCACCGTCTACAGTTTCTTTAGAGCAGCTTAATGAATTAGGTATAGCTGTTAAGAAAGAAGAGTCAAAATAA
- a CDS encoding RNB domain-containing ribonuclease, with protein sequence MQKNSLVIFKSKPAKVVDVLDKKIEIEILDGKNIKLPPKNVQLLLQNDSDFELESLEQLGISELEMTWELLQEQQSTTIEELCELLFENVGIDEAYTVWLLVSQGEYFSFDDDFNIVIHSLGERDAIVKERQEKQKKEQELNDFIERVKQKSYAPEDEKFLKEIAALATLKTPNCRLFKYLNMEESENSAYKLLLDVGYWDEFYNPYLYRYKAELESNPAEFVYNSDSDNNRVDLTHLTAYAIDDEGSNDPDDAISWDSDRNKMWVHIADPSSSISFGDEVDLEARARGSNLYVPEKIVSMLPQKATEELGLGLKDISPALSVGFTVSEQGYIQDIEICFSKIKVTRHSYEFAEEHIKDLELGNIVAYAKYFTHKRLSQKAVELDFPEIKISLDEDKNVKLTDLPRLNSRTLIRDTMLMAGVAIGQFCIENNIAVPFSTQPEHDLEQEHLESLDSIADMFATRKKLQRGKYSTTPARHAGMGLDTYVQVTSPLRRYLDLLIHYQLRSFLSQKILLQAEEVDNIIAQVDIPIRTNRQTERFSNSHWKLVYLSQNPNLEFEATVIEKLERGRLMVSIADLAMTKKLSVSGKYELNDIFKLQNTSVNLVTQEAFFKVIEES encoded by the coding sequence ATGCAAAAAAATTCTTTAGTCATCTTTAAATCAAAACCTGCTAAGGTTGTTGATGTTTTAGATAAAAAAATAGAAATTGAGATCCTTGATGGTAAGAATATAAAGTTACCACCTAAAAATGTTCAACTACTTTTACAAAATGATAGTGATTTTGAGCTTGAAAGTCTAGAGCAATTAGGTATCTCTGAGTTAGAAATGACTTGGGAATTACTACAAGAGCAACAAAGTACGACTATAGAAGAGTTATGTGAGCTTTTATTTGAAAATGTAGGTATAGATGAGGCTTATACTGTATGGTTGCTAGTATCTCAGGGTGAATATTTTAGCTTTGATGATGATTTTAATATTGTTATTCACTCTTTAGGTGAGCGTGATGCAATTGTTAAAGAAAGGCAAGAGAAGCAAAAAAAAGAGCAAGAACTAAATGATTTTATAGAGCGAGTAAAACAAAAAAGTTATGCTCCAGAGGATGAGAAATTCTTAAAGGAGATTGCTGCTCTTGCAACACTAAAAACTCCAAATTGTCGCTTATTTAAATATCTTAATATGGAAGAGTCTGAAAATAGTGCTTATAAGCTTTTGCTAGATGTGGGCTATTGGGATGAGTTCTATAATCCATATCTATATAGATATAAAGCAGAGCTTGAAAGTAACCCCGCAGAATTTGTATATAATTCTGATTCAGATAATAATAGAGTCGACTTAACACACTTAACAGCTTATGCAATTGATGATGAGGGTAGTAATGACCCTGATGATGCAATAAGCTGGGATTCAGATAGAAATAAAATGTGGGTGCATATAGCAGATCCATCATCAAGTATAAGTTTTGGTGACGAAGTAGATCTAGAAGCAAGAGCAAGAGGCTCAAACTTATATGTTCCAGAAAAGATAGTTTCTATGCTGCCTCAGAAGGCGACTGAAGAGTTAGGGTTAGGGTTAAAAGATATCTCTCCAGCATTATCTGTAGGTTTTACAGTTAGTGAGCAAGGATATATTCAAGATATTGAAATATGCTTTAGTAAGATAAAAGTAACAAGACATTCATATGAGTTTGCAGAGGAACATATCAAAGATTTAGAGCTTGGGAATATAGTTGCTTATGCAAAATACTTTACACATAAGCGCTTGTCTCAAAAAGCTGTAGAGCTTGATTTCCCTGAAATTAAGATAAGCCTTGATGAAGATAAAAATGTTAAGTTAACAGATTTACCAAGACTAAACTCAAGGACTCTTATCAGAGATACTATGCTAATGGCAGGTGTTGCTATAGGCCAGTTTTGTATAGAGAATAATATTGCAGTGCCTTTTTCAACCCAACCTGAACATGATCTAGAGCAGGAGCATTTAGAAAGTCTTGACTCAATTGCAGATATGTTTGCTACACGTAAGAAGTTACAAAGAGGTAAGTATTCAACAACTCCTGCAAGGCATGCTGGTATGGGGTTAGATACTTATGTACAGGTTACAAGTCCACTAAGAAGATACCTAGATTTGCTTATTCACTATCAGCTTAGAAGTTTCTTAAGTCAAAAAATACTATTACAAGCAGAAGAAGTTGATAATATAATTGCTCAAGTTGATATTCCTATTCGGACAAATAGACAGACAGAACGTTTTTCTAATTCGCATTGGAAGCTAGTTTACTTATCGCAGAATCCAAACTTAGAATTTGAGGCAACTGTGATTGAAAAATTAGAAAGAGGTCGACTAATGGTTTCTATAGCAGATCTTGCAATGACTAAAAAACTTTCTGTAAGTGGAAAGTATGAGTTAAATGATATTTTTAAATTACAAAACACCTCTGTAAACCTTGTAACACAAGAGGCTTTCTTTAAGGTTATAGAAGAAAGTTAA
- a CDS encoding dienelactone hydrolase family protein has product MNYELVEPKDKAQFCVIWLHGLGADGHDFVDIVGHLDVSVENIRFIFPHADVMPVTINMGMQMRAWYDIKSLDADSLNRVVDVQGINTSIEKLNNLVDGQVSQGIPSENIILAGFSQGGVIATYATILSKRKFAGLMALSTYLPAWDEFKDNITEVNKDATILVCHGTHDHVLPEVLGKDLSSKLNDNGFSNEYKHYSGMQHSVCIEEIKDISNFIAKAFNI; this is encoded by the coding sequence ATGAATTATGAGTTAGTTGAGCCAAAAGATAAAGCTCAGTTTTGTGTTATTTGGCTGCATGGTCTTGGTGCTGATGGACATGATTTTGTTGATATCGTAGGACATCTTGATGTGTCTGTTGAAAATATTCGTTTTATATTTCCTCATGCAGATGTAATGCCTGTGACCATAAATATGGGTATGCAAATGAGAGCTTGGTATGATATTAAGTCATTAGATGCCGACAGCTTAAATAGAGTTGTAGATGTTCAAGGTATAAATACATCAATCGAAAAACTTAATAATCTGGTAGATGGGCAAGTTAGTCAAGGTATTCCTAGTGAGAATATTATTTTAGCAGGTTTCTCACAAGGTGGTGTTATTGCAACTTACGCAACTATTTTGTCTAAGCGTAAGTTTGCAGGTTTGATGGCATTATCAACGTACTTGCCTGCTTGGGACGAGTTTAAAGATAATATTACAGAAGTAAATAAAGATGCTACAATATTGGTATGTCATGGCACTCATGATCATGTATTACCTGAAGTATTAGGCAAAGACTTATCTTCTAAGCTTAATGATAATGGCTTTAGTAATGAATATAAACATTACTCAGGTATGCAACATTCAGTGTGTATAGAAGAAATAAAAGATATATCTAACTTTATAGCAAAAGCATTTAATATATGA